Proteins from a single region of Apium graveolens cultivar Ventura chromosome 7, ASM990537v1, whole genome shotgun sequence:
- the LOC141673666 gene encoding uncharacterized protein LOC141673666: MIEKLGFDNKLVSLFLECVTSVRYRITHADDSYIYCQADKETTLKVISMLHVYEKALGQKLNAAKSSVFFSSNMLQEVRNDICDTLQFHEADENTTYLGLPSILGSNKNDVLGYLKDRMQKGIEGYDKKLLYKVGKKYS, from the exons ATGATCGAGAAATTGGGGTTTGACAATAAGTTGGTTAGTTTGTTCTTAGAATGTGTAACCTCAGTCAGATACAGAATTACTCACGCAG ATGACAGTTATATTTACTGTCAAGCGGATAAAGAGACTACTTTAAAGGTAATTAGCATGCTTCACGTTTATGAAAAAGCATTAGGACAGAAGTTGAATGCCGCAAAGTCAAGTGTTTTCTTTAGCTCCAATATGTTGCAGGAGGTGCGAAACGACATTTGTGATACTCTTCAGTTTCATGAAGCTGATGAAAATACAACCTATCTTGGACTTCCTAGTATCTTAGGGAGTAATAAAAATGATGTTCTTGGGTATTTGAAAGATAGGATGCAGAAAGGAATTGAAGGCTATGATAAAAAGCTTCTCTATAAGGTGGGAAAGAAATACTCCTAA